The following proteins come from a genomic window of Micromonospora echinofusca:
- a CDS encoding SCP2 sterol-binding domain-containing protein yields MTEAFFEQLASTEFEPRLCRLSGSVRFDIRDGDRVRRWLLTIDQGRLRLSQDDGPADAVFTMSSEVADTMARGELNGLAAILRGEIMVDGDFGLALRMGLLFPAPAVPREAGAPWTRGAAR; encoded by the coding sequence GTGACCGAAGCGTTCTTCGAGCAGTTGGCGAGCACGGAGTTTGAGCCGCGGCTGTGCCGGCTGTCCGGCAGCGTCCGGTTCGACATCCGCGACGGTGATCGGGTGCGGAGGTGGCTGCTGACCATCGACCAGGGCAGGCTGCGGCTGTCCCAGGACGATGGTCCCGCCGACGCCGTGTTCACCATGTCCTCCGAGGTCGCGGACACCATGGCGCGGGGTGAGCTGAACGGGCTGGCCGCGATCCTGCGCGGCGAGATCATGGTCGACGGCGACTTCGGCCTGGCGCTGCGGATGGGTCTGCTGTTCCCCGCGCCGGCCGTGCCGCGCGAGGCCGGTGCGCCCTGGACGCGGGGGGCGGCCAGGTGA